In a genomic window of Leisingera caerulea DSM 24564:
- a CDS encoding DMT family transporter produces the protein MAEGEARAGLAALWMVGAIVSFSAMAIAGREAGLTLDTFEIMTYRSMVGLLIVAAVLTATGRWHQVRQDRLGVHLLRNMFHFTGQNLWFLAVTLVPLAQVFALEFTSPLWVIILSPLLLGETLTRRRMLAVGLGFAGILIVARPSPDTLNLGLGAAASCAIFFALTAILTKRLTRHEQTASILLWLTAMQLGMGLLAAGWDGDMALPDASTLPWLVLIGIAGLTAHFCLTTALSLAPASVVVPVDFARLPAIAILGMVIYGEALDAWVLSGAAIICIANYLNIVAGRPVRSARN, from the coding sequence ATGGCAGAGGGTGAAGCGCGCGCGGGACTGGCAGCCCTGTGGATGGTGGGCGCCATCGTGTCCTTTTCCGCCATGGCCATCGCGGGCCGCGAGGCCGGGCTGACGCTGGACACGTTCGAGATCATGACCTACCGCAGCATGGTGGGCCTGCTGATCGTGGCAGCGGTGCTGACGGCCACCGGGCGCTGGCATCAGGTGCGTCAGGACCGGCTGGGCGTGCATCTGTTGCGCAACATGTTTCACTTCACCGGTCAGAACCTGTGGTTCCTGGCGGTGACGCTGGTGCCGTTGGCGCAGGTCTTTGCGCTGGAGTTCACCTCGCCCCTGTGGGTCATCATCCTGTCGCCGCTGCTGCTGGGCGAGACCCTGACCCGGCGGCGGATGCTGGCGGTTGGCCTGGGCTTTGCCGGCATCCTGATCGTGGCCCGCCCCAGTCCGGACACCTTGAACCTGGGTCTGGGGGCGGCGGCCAGCTGCGCGATCTTCTTTGCGCTCACCGCGATCCTGACCAAAAGGCTGACCCGGCACGAGCAGACCGCGTCGATCCTTTTATGGCTGACGGCGATGCAGCTGGGCATGGGGCTGCTGGCAGCGGGCTGGGACGGCGATATGGCGCTGCCGGATGCTTCTACCCTGCCCTGGCTGGTGCTGATCGGAATCGCCGGCCTCACCGCGCATTTCTGCCTGACCACCGCGCTGTCGCTGGCCCCCGCCAGCGTTGTGGTGCCGGTCGATTTCGCCCGCCTGCCCGCCATCGCGATCCTGGGCATGGTGATCTACGGTGAGGCGCTGGATGCCTGGGTGCTGAGCGGCGCAGCCATCATCTGCATCGCCAATTACCTCAACATC
- the guaA gene encoding glutamine-hydrolyzing GMP synthase produces the protein MTETSHDRLLIIDFGSQVTQLIARRLRELNVYCEIHPYQNVTMDFVRELAPKAVIFSGGPDSVTREGSPRVPQEIFDYGVPILGICYGQQVMMHQLGGQVVSGHGTAEFGRAYVTPSQERIPLLNGWFLEEREQVWMSHGDHVSKIAPGFEVYGTSPNAPFAITADLERNFFAVQFHPEVHHTPNGKTLYENFVKIAGFTGDWTMGAYKDEAIRLIREQVGDKKVICGLSGGVDSSVAAVLIHEAIGDQLTCVFVDHGLLRKNEAEEVVKMFRDNYNIQLIHADESELFLGELEGQSDPETKRKIIGKLFIDVFQKHADTIDGAEFLAQGTLYPDVIESVSFSGGPSVTIKSHHNVGGLPEKMGLKLVEPLRELFKDEVRALGHELGLPASFIGRHPFPGPGLAIRCPGEITREKLDILREADAVYIDQIRKHGLYDEIWQAFVAILPVRTVGVMGDGRTYDYACALRAVTSVDGMTADYYPFSHEFLGETATRIINEVKGINRCTYDITSKPPGTIEWE, from the coding sequence ATGACAGAGACATCCCATGACCGCCTTCTCATCATCGACTTTGGCAGCCAGGTCACGCAGCTGATTGCGCGCCGCCTGCGCGAGCTGAACGTCTATTGCGAAATCCACCCCTATCAGAATGTCACCATGGACTTCGTGCGCGAACTGGCGCCGAAGGCAGTGATCTTCTCGGGCGGGCCGGACAGCGTCACCCGCGAGGGGTCGCCGCGTGTGCCGCAGGAGATTTTCGACTATGGCGTGCCGATCCTGGGCATCTGCTACGGCCAGCAGGTGATGATGCACCAGCTGGGCGGCCAAGTGGTCAGCGGCCACGGCACCGCCGAATTCGGCCGCGCCTATGTGACCCCGAGCCAGGAGCGCATCCCGCTGCTGAACGGCTGGTTCCTGGAAGAGCGCGAGCAGGTCTGGATGAGCCACGGCGACCATGTCTCCAAAATCGCTCCGGGCTTTGAGGTCTACGGCACCTCGCCTAACGCGCCCTTTGCGATCACCGCCGATCTGGAGCGCAACTTCTTTGCGGTGCAGTTCCACCCCGAGGTGCACCACACCCCGAACGGCAAGACGCTGTATGAAAACTTCGTCAAGATCGCAGGCTTTACCGGCGACTGGACCATGGGCGCCTATAAGGACGAGGCGATCCGCCTGATCCGCGAGCAGGTCGGCGACAAGAAGGTGATCTGCGGCCTGTCGGGCGGCGTCGACTCCTCGGTTGCGGCGGTGCTGATCCACGAGGCGATCGGCGACCAGCTGACCTGCGTCTTTGTGGACCACGGCCTTCTGCGCAAGAACGAGGCGGAAGAAGTCGTCAAGATGTTCCGCGACAACTACAACATTCAGCTGATCCACGCGGACGAAAGCGAACTGTTCCTGGGCGAGCTGGAAGGCCAGTCGGACCCCGAGACCAAGCGCAAGATCATCGGCAAGCTGTTCATCGACGTGTTCCAGAAACACGCCGACACCATCGACGGCGCCGAGTTCCTGGCGCAGGGCACGCTGTATCCGGATGTGATCGAGTCGGTTTCCTTCTCGGGCGGCCCCTCTGTCACCATCAAGTCGCACCACAACGTGGGCGGCCTGCCGGAGAAGATGGGCCTGAAACTGGTCGAGCCGCTGCGCGAGCTGTTCAAGGACGAGGTGCGCGCATTGGGCCACGAGCTGGGCCTGCCCGCGAGCTTCATCGGCCGCCACCCCTTCCCGGGGCCGGGCCTGGCGATCCGCTGCCCCGGCGAGATCACCCGCGAGAAGCTGGACATCCTGCGCGAGGCCGATGCGGTCTATATCGACCAGATCCGCAAGCACGGTCTTTACGACGAGATCTGGCAGGCATTTGTGGCGATCCTGCCGGTGCGCACCGTCGGCGTGATGGGCGACGGCCGCACCTACGACTATGCCTGCGCCCTTCGCGCGGTGACCTCGGTGGACGGCATGACCGCGGATTATTACCCGTTCAGCCATGAGTTCCTGGGCGAAACCGCCACCCGGATCATCAACGAGGTGAAGGGCATCAACCGCTGCACCTATGACATCACCTCCAAGCCTCCGGGCACCATCGAGTGGGAATGA
- a CDS encoding trimethylamine methyltransferase family protein, whose product MTEAAPRRRARGGGGAARRAERTSVKIETAKYIERNIPNFEVLNDEALEIIEYNAETILEEVGVNFVDNPAALERWREAGADVQGERVRIPRGLARKLCETAPSEFTQHARNPEKSVVIGGRNMVLAPVYGPPFVRDANGGRRYATMDDFNKFVKLAYMSKWLHHSGGTVCEPTDIPVNKRHLDMLMAHMTLSDKPFMGSVTEPSRAQDSVEMAGILFGKEFVQNNTVMTSLTNINSPMTFDDVMMGSLEVYAKNMQACIISPFIVGGAMAPVSVAGTLTQVLAEVLAGIAYSQLCRAGAPAIFGAFVSSIDMNSGAPTFGTPEASLVTYGAGQLARRLGVPFRSAGSFCGSKLPDAQAAYETANSLNMGLLSGVNFMLHSCGWLEGGLVADFEKFVMDADQLGTLHGLAKGIAVDENGQAMDAIREVGPGGHYLGCAHTQANFKSAFWKTELLDYKPFEQWEEEGSRDTYALATSRVEKLLATYEQPAMDPAIKQALEEYVAEKKASMPDAFM is encoded by the coding sequence ATGACAGAAGCAGCACCGCGCCGGCGTGCCCGGGGTGGCGGCGGCGCCGCCCGCCGCGCCGAACGCACCAGCGTCAAGATCGAGACCGCCAAGTACATCGAGCGCAATATCCCGAACTTCGAAGTTCTGAACGACGAAGCGCTGGAGATCATCGAGTACAACGCGGAAACCATCCTCGAAGAGGTCGGTGTCAACTTCGTTGACAACCCGGCGGCGCTGGAGCGCTGGCGCGAGGCGGGTGCGGATGTTCAGGGCGAGCGTGTGCGCATCCCCCGCGGCCTGGCCCGCAAGCTGTGTGAAACCGCGCCGTCGGAATTCACCCAGCATGCCCGCAACCCCGAAAAATCGGTGGTTATCGGCGGCCGCAACATGGTGCTGGCGCCGGTTTACGGCCCGCCGTTCGTGCGCGACGCCAATGGCGGCCGCCGCTATGCGACCATGGACGACTTCAACAAGTTCGTGAAGCTGGCCTATATGTCCAAGTGGCTGCACCACTCCGGCGGCACCGTGTGCGAGCCCACCGACATCCCGGTGAACAAGCGCCACCTGGACATGCTGATGGCCCACATGACCCTCAGCGACAAGCCGTTCATGGGCTCTGTCACCGAACCCAGCCGCGCCCAGGACTCCGTCGAAATGGCCGGCATTCTGTTCGGCAAGGAGTTCGTGCAGAACAACACCGTGATGACCTCGCTGACCAACATCAACTCGCCGATGACCTTCGACGACGTGATGATGGGCTCGCTGGAAGTCTACGCCAAGAACATGCAGGCCTGCATCATCTCGCCCTTCATCGTCGGCGGCGCCATGGCGCCGGTGTCGGTGGCGGGCACCCTGACACAGGTTCTGGCCGAGGTTCTGGCCGGCATCGCCTACAGCCAGCTGTGCCGGGCCGGTGCGCCCGCGATCTTCGGCGCCTTCGTGTCCTCGATCGACATGAACTCCGGCGCGCCGACCTTCGGCACCCCCGAAGCGTCGCTGGTCACCTATGGCGCAGGCCAGCTGGCCCGCCGCCTCGGCGTGCCGTTCCGCTCGGCCGGCTCCTTCTGCGGCTCCAAGCTGCCGGATGCGCAGGCAGCCTATGAAACCGCCAACTCGCTCAACATGGGCCTCTTGTCCGGTGTGAACTTCATGCTGCACTCCTGCGGCTGGCTCGAAGGCGGCCTGGTTGCGGACTTCGAAAAGTTCGTGATGGACGCCGACCAGCTGGGCACGCTGCACGGCCTGGCCAAGGGCATTGCAGTCGACGAAAACGGCCAGGCGATGGATGCCATTCGCGAAGTCGGCCCCGGCGGCCACTACCTGGGCTGCGCGCACACTCAGGCCAACTTCAAATCTGCCTTCTGGAAGACCGAACTGCTGGACTACAAGCCGTTCGAGCAGTGGGAAGAGGAAGGCAGCCGCGACACCTATGCGCTGGCCACCAGCCGGGTCGAGAAGCTGCTGGCCACCTACGAGCAGCCGGCAATGGACCCCGCCATCAAGCAGGCGCTGGAGGAATACGTTGCCGAGAAAAAGGCCTCGATGCCCGACGCCTTCATGTAA
- a CDS encoding DUF6477 family protein, whose protein sequence is MQDVVTRVSLLRRPRILSRAARLGAANYCRQRDLRRILGYGGLPKPAAAVMRLLEMESALNTARKAGEAGYSMIRHVDVLIALAGEAACLRAPGRPGEAKTAALADRRSTAAESAAPCP, encoded by the coding sequence ATGCAGGATGTAGTCACCCGGGTCTCGCTGCTTCGCCGTCCGCGGATTCTGTCCAGGGCGGCCCGTCTGGGCGCCGCAAACTATTGCCGCCAGCGCGATTTGCGGCGGATCCTGGGCTATGGCGGCTTGCCCAAGCCGGCCGCCGCGGTGATGCGGCTGCTGGAGATGGAAAGCGCCCTGAATACAGCGCGCAAGGCGGGTGAAGCGGGCTATTCAATGATCCGCCATGTGGATGTGCTGATCGCGCTGGCCGGCGAAGCGGCCTGTTTGCGGGCGCCGGGCCGTCCGGGGGAAGCAAAAACGGCGGCCCTTGCGGACCGCCGTTCCACAGCGGCAGAGAGCGCAGCCCCCTGCCCCTGA
- a CDS encoding DUF6456 domain-containing protein produces the protein MQNLPHAPLPGWVPLETCRYLQHTEAGRPIRQLARKAGCHPSTILRQVRRVETLRDDPLIDEVLNYLAGRYQAAAKPGAAVDKPAPRGLTAGFEREAASVLTLLSRGGAVLAAAEGMEMAVVVREGQDSDGQKVAVSRPLAGALALTGWISCARRGRISRYAITPAGRNALKRIIADQENRARARLEGGFAEAQAPFLAPDAEGKPGYGRKPRYGTSETPLEMLARLADKDGKPFLSDAMVSAGKRLREDFELAQISSHLMQETLYFTPGSQALRSNSHEAGAAAQQRMTEALQKLGAGLSDIALRCCCHLEGLETAERSLGWPARSGKVVLRIALQHLADYYGETSAREAELIG, from the coding sequence ATGCAAAACCTACCGCACGCGCCCTTGCCTGGCTGGGTGCCGCTTGAGACATGCCGTTATCTTCAGCACACGGAGGCGGGCCGCCCGATCCGGCAGCTGGCCCGCAAGGCCGGATGCCATCCGTCCACCATTCTGCGCCAGGTCCGGCGGGTGGAAACCCTGCGGGATGATCCGCTGATAGACGAGGTTCTGAATTATCTTGCCGGGCGCTATCAGGCCGCCGCCAAGCCAGGCGCGGCTGTGGACAAGCCAGCGCCGCGCGGCCTGACGGCCGGGTTCGAGCGCGAAGCGGCCAGCGTTCTGACCCTGCTCAGCCGCGGCGGCGCGGTTCTGGCTGCGGCTGAGGGGATGGAAATGGCGGTGGTTGTGCGCGAAGGTCAGGACAGCGACGGCCAGAAGGTCGCCGTGTCCCGCCCGCTGGCCGGGGCGCTGGCGCTCACTGGCTGGATTTCCTGCGCCCGGCGGGGGCGGATCAGCCGCTATGCCATTACGCCCGCCGGCCGCAACGCCCTGAAACGGATTATCGCCGATCAGGAAAACCGGGCGCGGGCGCGGCTGGAGGGTGGATTTGCCGAGGCGCAGGCGCCGTTCCTGGCGCCGGATGCCGAAGGCAAGCCCGGCTATGGCCGCAAACCGCGCTATGGCACCTCGGAAACCCCGCTGGAGATGCTGGCCCGGCTGGCGGACAAGGACGGCAAGCCGTTCCTGTCCGACGCCATGGTCAGCGCCGGCAAACGGCTGCGCGAGGATTTCGAGCTGGCCCAGATCAGCAGCCATCTGATGCAGGAGACGCTCTATTTCACGCCGGGCAGCCAGGCCCTGCGCAGCAACAGCCACGAGGCCGGCGCCGCCGCGCAGCAGCGGATGACGGAGGCGCTGCAGAAACTGGGCGCGGGCCTCAGCGACATTGCCTTGCGCTGCTGCTGCCATCTGGAGGGGCTGGAAACCGCCGAACGCAGCCTGGGCTGGCCGGCCCGCTCCGGCAAGGTGGTGCTGCGCATCGCCCTGCAGCATCTGGCGGATTACTATGGCGAAACCAGCGCCCGCGAAGCTGAACTGATCGGCTGA
- a CDS encoding peroxiredoxin, translating into MKAGVKLPDVTFRTRVRDESIEGPNPFRWEDKTTADYFAGKRVVLFSLPGAFTPTCSTYQLPGFEKGFADFQAEGIDAIYCMSVNDSFVMNAWARDQKLENVQVIPDGSGEFTRKMGMLVAKDNLGFGARSWRYAAIVNDGVVEAWFEEPGLRDNHGEDPYGVSSPETVLKHLKEAKAEVTA; encoded by the coding sequence ATGAAAGCTGGCGTTAAGCTGCCCGACGTGACCTTCCGCACCCGTGTCCGTGACGAGTCGATCGAGGGCCCGAACCCGTTCCGCTGGGAAGACAAGACCACCGCTGATTACTTTGCAGGCAAGCGCGTTGTGCTGTTCTCGCTGCCGGGCGCCTTCACCCCGACCTGCTCCACCTACCAGCTGCCGGGCTTTGAAAAAGGCTTTGCCGACTTCCAGGCCGAAGGCATCGACGCGATCTACTGCATGTCCGTGAACGACAGCTTTGTGATGAACGCCTGGGCGCGTGATCAGAAGCTGGAAAACGTGCAGGTGATCCCTGACGGCTCCGGCGAGTTCACCCGCAAGATGGGCATGCTGGTCGCCAAGGACAACCTGGGCTTCGGCGCCCGCTCCTGGCGTTACGCCGCCATCGTCAACGATGGTGTGGTCGAAGCATGGTTCGAAGAGCCGGGCCTGCGCGACAACCACGGCGAAGACCCCTATGGCGTGTCCTCCCCGGAAACCGTGCTGAAGCACCTGAAAGAAGCCAAGGCAGAAGTCACCGCCTGA
- the lipA gene encoding lipoyl synthase, translated as MRDLKIPEQRHPEKAHRPDNAQPKKPSWIRVKAPGGKGYAETHKIMRDNQLTTVCEEAGCPNVGECWSQGHATMMIMGEICTRGCTFCNIATGRPDALDAFEPGRVAHAVQKLGLNHVVITSVDRDDLEDGGAEHFAQTIRAVRHRSPKTTIEILTPDFIKCDDSALELVAEAKPDVFNHNLETVPGLYPEVRPGARYFHSLRLLQRVKELDPSIFTKSGIMVGLGEDAQAVKQVMDDMRAADVDFLTIGQYLQPTPKHHAVDRFVTPEEFKTYEKAAYGKGFLMVSATPLTRSSYHAGDDFARLREARNKKLGLA; from the coding sequence GTGAGAGACCTAAAGATCCCGGAGCAGCGCCACCCCGAAAAGGCGCATCGTCCCGACAACGCTCAGCCCAAGAAGCCAAGCTGGATCCGGGTCAAGGCGCCGGGCGGCAAGGGTTATGCCGAAACGCATAAGATCATGCGCGACAACCAGCTGACCACGGTCTGCGAGGAAGCGGGCTGCCCCAACGTCGGCGAATGCTGGAGCCAGGGCCACGCCACCATGATGATCATGGGCGAGATCTGCACCCGCGGCTGCACCTTCTGCAATATCGCCACCGGCCGCCCCGACGCGCTGGACGCGTTTGAGCCGGGCCGGGTCGCCCATGCGGTGCAGAAGCTGGGCCTGAACCATGTGGTGATCACCTCCGTCGACCGCGACGATCTGGAGGATGGCGGGGCTGAGCATTTTGCCCAGACCATCCGCGCCGTGCGCCACCGCAGCCCCAAGACCACGATTGAGATCCTGACGCCCGATTTCATCAAATGCGATGACAGCGCGCTGGAACTGGTGGCCGAGGCCAAGCCCGACGTCTTCAACCACAACCTGGAAACCGTGCCGGGCCTTTATCCTGAGGTCCGCCCGGGCGCGCGCTACTTCCACTCCCTGCGCCTGCTGCAGCGGGTCAAGGAGCTGGATCCGTCGATCTTCACCAAGTCCGGCATCATGGTGGGGCTGGGCGAGGATGCGCAGGCGGTGAAACAGGTGATGGACGACATGCGTGCGGCCGACGTCGATTTCCTGACCATCGGCCAGTACCTGCAGCCGACGCCCAAGCACCACGCGGTCGACCGGTTCGTGACGCCTGAAGAATTCAAAACCTACGAGAAAGCCGCCTATGGCAAGGGCTTCCTGATGGTGTCGGCAACGCCGCTGACGCGCTCTTCCTACCACGCGGGCGACGACTTTGCCCGTTTGCGCGAGGCGCGCAACAAGAAGCTGGGCCTGGCATAA
- the hpt gene encoding hypoxanthine phosphoribosyltransferase, with translation MSQRPYVIDVMISAKAIAARIEELCAEIHHEFEGTDKLVVVGLLRGSFVFIADLVRELDLPIEVDFLEASSYGDAMESSREVRILKDLRGAIEGRDVLVVEDIVDTGHTLNHVTHLLQSRNPARLKSIALLDKPSRREVDFRSDWVGFEIPDEFVVGYGIDYAQRNRNLPHIGKVRFTGEG, from the coding sequence ATGTCACAGCGTCCATATGTCATTGATGTGATGATCTCGGCCAAGGCAATCGCAGCACGGATCGAGGAGCTTTGCGCAGAGATTCACCATGAATTCGAAGGCACCGACAAACTCGTGGTGGTCGGCCTTTTACGCGGCAGCTTTGTGTTCATTGCCGATCTCGTGCGCGAGCTGGACCTGCCGATCGAGGTCGACTTTCTGGAAGCATCGTCCTATGGCGATGCGATGGAGAGCAGCCGGGAAGTTCGCATTCTCAAGGACTTGCGCGGCGCTATTGAAGGGCGCGACGTGCTGGTAGTGGAAGATATCGTCGACACCGGTCACACGCTGAACCATGTCACCCACCTGCTGCAAAGCCGCAATCCCGCGCGGTTGAAATCCATTGCGTTGCTGGACAAGCCGTCGCGGCGCGAGGTGGATTTCCGCTCCGACTGGGTTGGCTTTGAAATCCCGGATGAATTCGTCGTCGGCTATGGCATCGACTATGCGCAGCGCAACCGGAACCTGCCCCATATCGGCAAAGTGCGGTTCACCGGAGAGGGCTGA
- a CDS encoding type II toxin-antitoxin system RatA family toxin produces the protein MPTHSETRQMPYTAQQMYDLVADVAQYPKFLPWCAAARIRSRARMGEAEVMEADLVISFKVFRERFGSRVTLYPAEKKIDTEYLDGPFRYMKSNWSFAPREDGTCDVSFFVDFEFKNAVLQGIIGVVFNEAMQRIVRAFERRAADLYR, from the coding sequence ATGCCCACACACTCGGAAACCCGCCAGATGCCCTATACGGCGCAGCAGATGTACGATCTGGTGGCCGACGTCGCGCAGTACCCGAAATTCCTGCCCTGGTGCGCCGCCGCCCGCATCCGCAGCCGTGCCCGGATGGGCGAAGCAGAGGTGATGGAAGCGGATCTGGTGATCTCCTTCAAGGTCTTCCGCGAGCGGTTCGGCAGCCGGGTAACCCTTTATCCTGCTGAGAAAAAAATAGACACCGAATACCTCGACGGCCCGTTCCGCTACATGAAGTCGAACTGGTCCTTTGCGCCGCGCGAGGACGGCACCTGCGACGTCTCTTTCTTCGTTGATTTCGAGTTTAAAAACGCGGTTCTGCAGGGCATCATCGGCGTGGTGTTCAACGAGGCGATGCAGCGCATCGTGCGCGCATTCGAGCGCCGCGCGGCGGATCTGTACCGGTAA
- the tmpT gene encoding thiopurine S-methyltransferase, translated as MDQDFWQARWRENRIGFHEAAPNTLLVKHFSRLELAAGQTVFVPLCGKALDLDWLCGQGLRVTGIEFNQDAVEEVFARQGLKPEVSHTGSLSRYQAGRLTLFAGDFFALAAGHLGPVDAVYDRAALVAVKPEDRAAYTTHLNQVTRTAKQILIGFDYDQTLMEGPPFSVPGETVQALYRDTHAITLIEERAADGRIGERCSALEQAWLLEPLP; from the coding sequence ATGGATCAGGATTTCTGGCAGGCACGCTGGCGCGAAAACCGCATCGGCTTTCACGAGGCTGCGCCAAATACCCTGCTGGTAAAGCACTTTTCCCGGCTTGAATTGGCGGCGGGGCAAACTGTCTTTGTGCCGCTTTGCGGCAAGGCGCTGGATCTGGACTGGCTGTGCGGGCAGGGGCTGCGCGTGACAGGGATTGAGTTCAATCAGGACGCAGTCGAAGAAGTGTTCGCGCGCCAGGGGCTGAAGCCGGAGGTGTCGCATACAGGCTCTCTCTCACGCTATCAGGCCGGACGCCTGACCCTGTTCGCCGGGGATTTCTTTGCGCTGGCGGCAGGGCATCTTGGCCCTGTGGATGCGGTCTATGACCGGGCGGCCCTGGTTGCGGTCAAACCGGAAGACCGCGCGGCGTATACTACCCATCTCAACCAGGTTACGCGCACGGCAAAACAGATTCTGATCGGGTTTGATTATGACCAGACCCTGATGGAGGGTCCGCCGTTTTCAGTGCCGGGCGAAACTGTTCAGGCGCTCTACCGGGACACCCATGCCATAACGCTGATCGAGGAACGCGCCGCAGACGGACGGATCGGCGAGCGTTGCAGCGCGCTGGAGCAGGCCTGGCTGCTGGAACCCCTGCCATAA
- a CDS encoding ammonium transporter produces MNGADTAWIIVATALVLFMTLPGLALFYGGLVRARNVLSVFMHCYAIACLMSVLWLAFGYTIAFGSGTSGLWGGLDKMFLNGVTADSLSGTLPEVLFFAFQMTFAIITPALIVGAYVERVGFGFVLVFSGLWMLLCYAPVVHWIWGGGFLADGGIFGEIGVKDFAGGIVVHETAGLAALIIAFFLGPRKNRTIPPHNPGYVMIGAAMLWVGWFGFNGGSQLAADGGAAMALTVTHLSAATASLSWALWEKIKYGKASLVGLVTGTIAGLASITPASGFVGPVEALIIGAVAGVLCQEMVNLIRNRMQIDDTLDVFAVHGVGGIFGTIMIAVFGAGAWAAQLGALVIVGIFTMVVTILLVKLTAAITSLRVDLESETNGLDLSVHGERAYDMNS; encoded by the coding sequence ATGAACGGAGCGGATACCGCATGGATCATTGTGGCCACGGCCCTGGTCCTCTTCATGACACTGCCAGGGCTGGCCCTGTTTTACGGCGGCCTTGTGCGTGCCCGCAATGTGCTCAGCGTCTTCATGCATTGCTACGCCATTGCCTGTTTGATGAGCGTCTTGTGGCTGGCCTTCGGGTACACAATCGCCTTCGGAAGCGGCACCAGCGGCCTGTGGGGCGGGCTGGACAAGATGTTCCTGAACGGTGTCACCGCCGACAGCCTGTCGGGCACCCTGCCCGAGGTTCTGTTCTTTGCCTTCCAGATGACCTTTGCAATCATCACGCCCGCACTGATCGTCGGCGCCTATGTTGAGCGTGTGGGTTTCGGCTTCGTGCTGGTGTTCTCCGGCCTCTGGATGCTGCTGTGCTACGCGCCCGTGGTGCATTGGATCTGGGGCGGCGGTTTTCTGGCCGATGGCGGCATCTTCGGCGAGATTGGCGTCAAGGATTTTGCCGGCGGCATCGTGGTGCATGAAACCGCAGGCCTTGCGGCACTGATCATCGCCTTCTTCCTCGGGCCGCGCAAGAACCGCACCATCCCGCCGCACAACCCCGGCTATGTGATGATCGGCGCCGCGATGCTGTGGGTCGGCTGGTTCGGCTTCAACGGCGGCTCGCAGCTGGCAGCCGACGGCGGCGCGGCGATGGCACTGACCGTGACCCATCTTTCTGCCGCCACGGCCTCGCTCAGCTGGGCGCTGTGGGAAAAGATCAAATACGGCAAGGCGTCCCTCGTGGGCCTGGTCACCGGCACCATTGCGGGCCTCGCCTCGATCACCCCCGCCTCCGGCTTTGTCGGCCCGGTGGAGGCGCTGATCATCGGCGCGGTTGCCGGCGTTCTGTGCCAGGAGATGGTCAACCTGATCCGCAACAGGATGCAAATTGACGACACGCTGGACGTCTTCGCGGTGCATGGCGTGGGCGGCATCTTCGGCACTATCATGATTGCCGTCTTCGGCGCCGGCGCCTGGGCCGCGCAGCTGGGCGCGCTGGTGATCGTCGGTATCTTCACCATGGTGGTGACCATCCTGCTGGTGAAACTCACCGCCGCGATCACATCCCTGCGCGTGGACCTTGAAAGCGAGACCAACGGCCTCGATCTTTCAGTGCACGGTGAGCGTGCATACGACATGAACAGCTGA
- a CDS encoding CinA family protein, giving the protein MDTAELIRRATAAGITIATAESCTGGMIAAALTDIPGSSAVVDRGFVTYSNAAKMQMLGVKTETLDAVGAVSEEVAAEMAAGALANAGVTLAVSVTGIAGPGGSEFKPEGRICFGLARSGQETVTETVEYGAIGRDKVRAATRDHALDLLAQAVSQIERETGS; this is encoded by the coding sequence ATGGACACCGCAGAGCTCATCCGCCGCGCCACTGCTGCTGGCATTACCATCGCCACGGCTGAAAGCTGCACTGGCGGGATGATTGCCGCAGCGCTGACCGACATCCCCGGCTCCTCCGCCGTGGTGGACCGGGGCTTTGTCACCTACTCCAACGCAGCCAAGATGCAGATGCTGGGGGTCAAGACGGAGACGCTGGATGCTGTGGGCGCGGTCAGCGAGGAGGTCGCCGCCGAAATGGCCGCTGGCGCGCTGGCGAACGCAGGCGTGACGCTGGCGGTCTCCGTCACCGGCATTGCCGGCCCCGGCGGGTCAGAGTTCAAGCCCGAGGGCCGCATCTGCTTTGGCCTCGCCCGCAGCGGCCAGGAGACCGTCACCGAAACGGTGGAATACGGCGCCATCGGGCGGGACAAGGTCCGCGCCGCCACCCGCGACCATGCGCTGGACTTGCTGGCGCAAGCAGTTTCCCAAATCGAACGCGAAACGGGCAGCTGA